The segment GAGCGAGCCCGCTACATCACCGGCGCCGTCCTGACCGTGACCGGCGGGATGGACCTCTTCACGTTCTGAGGCTGCCCATCTATCGGAGGGAGCGAACATGCCGACGGTGAACGAGACCTTCGACGCGATGCCGAGCCGCTTCAAGCCGGACCGGGCCCAGGGAGTCAAGGCGGTGATCCAGTACGACATCACGGGGGAAGGCGGCGGCACCTACCACGTCGACATCGCCGACGGGAAGTGTAGCGTCCAGCCGGGCCCCGCCCCGACTCCGACCCTGACGCTCACGATGGCCGCCCCGGACTGGCTCGACATGACCGCCGGGAAGCTGAACGGCCAGATGGCCTTCATGTCCGGGAAGCTGAAGCTGAAAGGAGACATGGGCCTCGCCATGAAGCTGGCGGGGATGTTCGGCATCTGAAGGGCTCGCCGGCGCCGCATGGCGGAGTCCTACTTCGACTGGACCGCGCGGCTCTTCGATCCCGCCCTCCTTCACACGAAGCCGGAGGCCTTGCGCGGGATCCGGGTGCTCGACATCTCGGTGATCATCTTCGGCCCGGCCACCGCCGACTTCCTGGGGGAGCTGGGCGCCGAGGTGATCAAGGTCGAGATGCCGGGGGTCGGCGACGTGACCCGGATCCTGGGGCCGGCCGGCTTCTTCTGGAAGAATGTCTCGGTCGCCTTCTTCCCGCAGAACCACGGCAAGTACCACGTGGGGGTGGACATGCACCACCCCGACGGCCAGGCCCTCATCCGGAAGCTCGCCGCCCGGTCGGACATCCTGATCGAGAACTTCAAGCCGGGCACGACCGAGTCGAAGTGGGGGCTCGGCTACCGGCAGCTCCGCGAGGTGAACCCGCGTCTCATCTACGTGGCGAACACCGGGTTCGGGCAGTGGGGCCCGCTGGCCGAGGGGCGCGCCTCCTACGACGGCCTGGCCCAGGCGGTATCCGGGCTCACGGCCATCTCGGGGTTCGAGGGCGGGCTACCCACCAAGGTCGGGAACTACCTGGGCGATTGGTTCGGCGCCTGCCTGTCGGCGATGGGCGCCCTGGCCGCGCTCCGCTGGCGGGACCGGACGGGCGAGGGACAGTTCGTCGAGATGGCCCAGTGCGAGGGGCTGGTGCGAGCGCTGGACTGGACGTGGCTCTACGCGGGGCTCACCGGGCGCGACCGCGCGAAGACGGGGAACCGTGACCCCCTCTTCGTCCCCTCCGGCATCTTCCGCTGCCGTGACGGCTACGTCGCCGTCGTGGCCGGCACCGACGCCGAGTTCCGTGGCCTGGCGGCCGCGCTCGCGCGGCCGGAGCTCGCCGAGGAGCCACGATTCCGGACGGCGGCGGCGCGGCGCGAGCCGGCGCACGCCGACGAGCTGGACCGGCTCATCGAGGCCTGGTGTGGTGAGCGGACGCGGGCGGAGGTCGAGTCGGTCGCCCGCCGGCACGGCTTCGCCGCGGCCCCCGTCATGCACGGCGGCGAGCAGTACCACGACGCGCACTTCCGCGCGCGCGGGACTGTCGCGGAGCTGGACGACCCGGTCTACGGACGCGTGGTGGACTACGGGCCGGCCCCCAAGCTCTCGGCGACGCCCGCCCGCCACAAGTGGGCAGGAAAGCCGGTCGGCTGGCACAATCGCCACGTCCTGAAGGGTCTGCTCGGCCTCAGCGACACCGAGATCGCCGAGCTCGAGCGCCGCGGCGTCGTCGGCCGCTGGGCGGACCGGCGAGGCGCGAAGCCGCCGGATGGGTGGACGGATGAGGGCGGCGGGTCATGAGCGGCCTCCCCTGGAGCGAGTGGATCCGCGAGGCGGAGGCGCCGGGGCGGGCCTCCGAGAAGCCCGAGGCTCTCGACGATCTCCTCGTGCTGGACTGCTCGGTGGCCCACTACGGCGGCCACGTCCTGGCCGGCTTCCTCGGCGAGCTGGGAGCCGAGGTGATCAAGCTCGAGCCTCCCGAGGGCGACCCGGCCCGCGCGTGGGGACCGCCCGACGTCACGGTCGCGGGGGAAGGCCTGGCCTTCCTGGCCGAGGGCCGCAACCGGGCCTACGTCACGCTGAACCTCGCCGAGGCCGAGGGACGCGCGCTGCTCCGCGGACTGGCCGCCCGGGCCGACGTCCTCATCGAGGGATTTCCGCCAGGTCAGATGGATGCCTGGGAAATCGGCTACCGGCAGCTCGGAGCCCTCAACCCGCGGCTCGTCTACGTCGCGCTGTCGGCCCACGGCCAGTTCGGGCCGCGGGCCGCCGATGGCGGCGTCGAGTACGACTTGCTCGACCAGGCCCGCTCGGGTCTCGCCTTCCTCACCGGAGAGCCCGGCGACGATCGTGCGGAGGCGCGACCGACCCGCGTGGGGAGCTGGATCAGCGCGTACGCCCAGGCGGCCTGGGCCGGGGTCGCGACGCTCGGCGCCGTCCACTGGCGGGATCTCCCGGGCAGCGGGGGCCGGGGGCAGATGATCGACGTCTCCGGGGCCGAAGCCCTGATGCGCTACCTCGAGTACACGCTCCTCCTCTATCACGCCGGGCAGCAGGTCCGGCAGCGCACCGGGATCTTCGACGTGGCCGTGTCCGTCTACACGTTCGTCCCCGTGAAGGACGGGTGGGCCTTCATCGCGGGGTACACGGACCCGAACTTCGGGGCCGTCTGCCGCGTCATGGGACGGCCCGAGCTCACCCAGGACCCCCGCTTTCGCACGACGCTCGACCGGACCAGGCCGGAGAATCGCGCGGCGCTCCGCGAAGAGATCGTCCGCTGGTCGGTGAACTACACGGCCAGCGAGATCCTGGCCAGGGTGCTGGCCGATCCGGGCCCGGGGGTGGTCGTCTTCGGCCCGGTGAACCGGCCGACCCAGACGCTCGCCGAGGAGCACTGGTGGGCCCGGGGCTGTTTCGGCCGCCTCGAGGATCCCGTCTACGGCGCGCTCCTCCTGGCCATGCCGGCCTGGCGCATGACTCGCACGCCCCCCCGGCTCAAGCTCCCCGGACGCCCGGCGGGGTACCACAACGGACACGTCTACGCCAAGTACTTCGGCTTCGGCCCGGAGCGGCTCGCCGAGCTCCGCAGCCGCGGTATCATCTAATCGATCCGCTAATCGATCCGCCGAGGGAGGGAGACGAAGGATGGCCGACCCGACACAGCCCGGAGACCCGCTGAAAGCCTTGTCCGAGGAATGGGTGCGGACCCTTCAGCGCACCACCAAAGCCATGGAGCTGCTCGCCACCCCGGCGGACCCCCAGATCGGCCTGAGCCCGAAGACGCTCGTCTACCGGCGTAACAAGGCGCGGCTCTACCGCTACGAGGGACCGCGGACGCGCCGCATTCCCGTGCTCTTCGTCCCGAATCTCGGGATCAGCCGGCCGTCGATCTTCGACCTGCGACCCGGCGCGTCGTTCGTCGAGTACATGTGCGGGCAGGGCTTCGACTTCTTCCTCCTGGACTGGGGCGTCTACGGCGAGGAGGACAATGGCCTGACCTTCGACGAGTGCGTGACGCGGCTTCTGCCCCGGGTGGCCCGCAAGGTGCTCGAGGCCTCGGGGGCGCCGGAGCTCACCGTGATCGGCTATTGCATGGGGGCGCCGCTCTCGGTCTCCTTCGTGGCGCTTCATCCCGAGGTTCCGGTGCGCGCCTACGTCAACATGGCCGGCCCCATCGACTTCTCCAAGGCCGGGATGTTCGCCCAGTGGCTCGACAAGCGCTTCTACGACGTGGACCGGGTCGTAGACACGATCGGCGCCATCCCGGCCGACTGGGTCCGGGTCGGCTTCAAGCTTCTCAAGCCCACCATGGACGTCTCGACGGCGCTGAACCTCTGGTGGAATCTCGACAAGGCCAGCTACGTCGAGGGCTACCAGGCGCTCTCCAAGTGGGCGAACGACTACGTGCCGTTCCCCGGCGAGTTCTTCCGCCAGTGGGTCAAGGACTTCTACCAGGGGAACAAGCTCATCCGGAAGGAGCTGCGGCTCGACGGCCGGCTGGTGGATCTCGGTCAGGTCCGCTGCCCGCTCTTCGTCGTGGCGGGCGCCGAGGACAACATCGCCCCCGCTCCCTGCGTGAAGGCCCTCCTGGATTACGTGGGGAGCCAGGACAAGACCTACCTGGAGCTCCCGGGCGGCCACATTTCACTCATCGCCGGTCGCGCCGCATCGAAACATTGCTGGCCTCGGCTGGCCGAGTGGCTGGCGGCCCGCTCGACCTGAGGGCGGGCCGGTTTCGCCATCGTGACGCCAGCTCCCGGGCGGCGGGGACGGGGGGCCGAGGGCTTCACCGGGCTCGTCCTGGGAGGGCACGCGCGTTGCATGGGATAATGGAGGCAGGCATATGAGCACGGTCAACCCCGCCCAGGAGATGTTCGATCTGTGGCGCCGGTCGCTCGAGGAGGGCACCCAGGCCTGGGTGCGAGCGATGGGCCAGATGAGCGTGCCGGCCTCCGCCCCCGCGTTCGATTTCACCCAGCTCTGGCGGCCCGTCTTCGACCAGGGGATGGAGAGCTGGCAGAAGGCGGCGGCCCAGGGCCAGCTCAGCCCCGAGTTCATGCAGCAGTGGAAGAGCTTCATGGATCAGTGGATCGAGGCCTGGTCGAACGCGCTGGGGCGAGCCATGGGGACGGAGGGCTTCGCTCAGGCGCTCGGCCGATACCTCGATCAGTGGCTCTCGATCCAGGCGCCGTTCAAGAAGGGCCTCGAGCAGTACAACGACACGGCGCTCAAGACGCTCGGCCTGCCTTCGCGCGGCCAGGTCGTCGGCGTCGCCTCGCAGCTCGTGGCGCTCGAGGAGCGGATCGAGAAGGTCGAGGACCGGCTGGAGGAGCTGACCGCGCTCCTCCGGCAGACCCTGCGGGCCGTCGTGGACCACGAAGAGGCGGCCCGGCAGCGGGCCGCCCAACCCAAGGAGGGGGCATGACCGGTCGGACCATCGAGGAGCTGGTGGTCGGTGACACCGCCGAGATCACGAAGCAGATCACGGCGGAGACGATTCGCGAGTTCGTCGAGACGACCGGCGACGATAACCCGATCCACTCGGACGCCGCCTTCGCCGCCACCACGCGGTTCGGGCAGATCATCGCCCCCGGCATCCTGACCGGAGGCCTCATCTCGGCGGTGATCGGGACCCGCCTC is part of the Candidatus Methylomirabilota bacterium genome and harbors:
- a CDS encoding SCP2 sterol-binding domain-containing protein — its product is MPTVNETFDAMPSRFKPDRAQGVKAVIQYDITGEGGGTYHVDIADGKCSVQPGPAPTPTLTLTMAAPDWLDMTAGKLNGQMAFMSGKLKLKGDMGLAMKLAGMFGI
- a CDS encoding CoA transferase, which translates into the protein MAESYFDWTARLFDPALLHTKPEALRGIRVLDISVIIFGPATADFLGELGAEVIKVEMPGVGDVTRILGPAGFFWKNVSVAFFPQNHGKYHVGVDMHHPDGQALIRKLAARSDILIENFKPGTTESKWGLGYRQLREVNPRLIYVANTGFGQWGPLAEGRASYDGLAQAVSGLTAISGFEGGLPTKVGNYLGDWFGACLSAMGALAALRWRDRTGEGQFVEMAQCEGLVRALDWTWLYAGLTGRDRAKTGNRDPLFVPSGIFRCRDGYVAVVAGTDAEFRGLAAALARPELAEEPRFRTAAARREPAHADELDRLIEAWCGERTRAEVESVARRHGFAAAPVMHGGEQYHDAHFRARGTVAELDDPVYGRVVDYGPAPKLSATPARHKWAGKPVGWHNRHVLKGLLGLSDTEIAELERRGVVGRWADRRGAKPPDGWTDEGGGS
- a CDS encoding CoA transferase, with amino-acid sequence MSGLPWSEWIREAEAPGRASEKPEALDDLLVLDCSVAHYGGHVLAGFLGELGAEVIKLEPPEGDPARAWGPPDVTVAGEGLAFLAEGRNRAYVTLNLAEAEGRALLRGLAARADVLIEGFPPGQMDAWEIGYRQLGALNPRLVYVALSAHGQFGPRAADGGVEYDLLDQARSGLAFLTGEPGDDRAEARPTRVGSWISAYAQAAWAGVATLGAVHWRDLPGSGGRGQMIDVSGAEALMRYLEYTLLLYHAGQQVRQRTGIFDVAVSVYTFVPVKDGWAFIAGYTDPNFGAVCRVMGRPELTQDPRFRTTLDRTRPENRAALREEIVRWSVNYTASEILARVLADPGPGVVVFGPVNRPTQTLAEEHWWARGCFGRLEDPVYGALLLAMPAWRMTRTPPRLKLPGRPAGYHNGHVYAKYFGFGPERLAELRSRGII
- a CDS encoding alpha/beta fold hydrolase, which gives rise to MADPTQPGDPLKALSEEWVRTLQRTTKAMELLATPADPQIGLSPKTLVYRRNKARLYRYEGPRTRRIPVLFVPNLGISRPSIFDLRPGASFVEYMCGQGFDFFLLDWGVYGEEDNGLTFDECVTRLLPRVARKVLEASGAPELTVIGYCMGAPLSVSFVALHPEVPVRAYVNMAGPIDFSKAGMFAQWLDKRFYDVDRVVDTIGAIPADWVRVGFKLLKPTMDVSTALNLWWNLDKASYVEGYQALSKWANDYVPFPGEFFRQWVKDFYQGNKLIRKELRLDGRLVDLGQVRCPLFVVAGAEDNIAPAPCVKALLDYVGSQDKTYLELPGGHISLIAGRAASKHCWPRLAEWLAARST